The proteins below come from a single Halothiobacillus neapolitanus c2 genomic window:
- a CDS encoding ABC transporter ATP-binding protein, whose amino-acid sequence MSVESMPDVLSGDATSPVHHDSRLDSRLDSTALLSIRDLTAQFTPGDEILSSVSLDVLPGQRMALVGESGSGKTITALSVLRLLDNLQYTSGSITFDGQNVLTMPQHALRRIRGREISMIFQEPMTAFNPLKTIGEQIAEVTIAHEGLTRAEAQRRAIEWLERVRLPDPEQRARVFPHQLSGGQRQRAMIAMALVCRPKLLIADEPTTALDVTLQSQMMDLLTELQQEMGMALLLITHDLNLVRRYADAVAVMKQGRIVERGEVGEIFLSPWHPYTQQLLAATPQPEPLPVISMNAPEVLGANDLNVEFKQPRQFAPGERRYWWLSSSVPFQALSHIDISVSAGETLGVIGESGSGKSTLALALLRLIHSRGNILLEGRAVEHLSESEFRPLRRHIQIVFQDPFGSLSPRMTIGELVGEGLRVHEPRLAKNEYAARVQEAMASVGLGGVSLHRYPHEFSGGQRQRIAIARALILRPRILILDEPTSALDATVQKQILALLRTLQEELGLTYVFITHDLRVVRAMAHRVMVLYRGAVVETGATATVFESPSHAYTRQLIASVIDQ is encoded by the coding sequence ATGTCGGTTGAGTCGATGCCGGACGTTCTTTCGGGTGATGCCACGAGTCCTGTTCATCATGATTCCCGCCTTGATTCCCGCCTTGATTCCACGGCGTTGCTGTCAATCCGCGATCTGACCGCCCAGTTCACGCCCGGTGATGAAATTCTCTCGTCGGTCAGTCTTGATGTGTTGCCCGGACAGCGAATGGCTCTGGTCGGAGAATCCGGTTCCGGGAAGACGATTACTGCGCTCTCTGTCTTACGTTTATTGGATAATTTGCAGTACACGTCCGGGTCGATCACGTTCGATGGCCAGAATGTTCTGACCATGCCTCAGCATGCCTTGCGCCGCATTCGTGGACGTGAAATCAGCATGATTTTTCAGGAACCGATGACCGCTTTTAATCCCTTGAAAACCATTGGGGAGCAAATAGCCGAGGTCACGATTGCGCATGAAGGGTTGACGAGGGCAGAGGCGCAACGCCGCGCCATCGAATGGCTTGAACGGGTACGCCTGCCCGATCCTGAACAACGGGCACGCGTGTTTCCACACCAGCTTTCAGGAGGGCAGCGACAACGGGCCATGATTGCGATGGCCCTGGTTTGTCGGCCTAAATTGCTGATTGCCGATGAACCAACAACGGCGCTGGATGTGACATTGCAGAGCCAGATGATGGATCTGCTGACCGAGCTTCAGCAGGAGATGGGCATGGCATTGCTGCTGATTACGCACGATCTGAATCTCGTTCGACGTTATGCCGATGCGGTTGCTGTGATGAAGCAAGGTCGGATCGTCGAACGCGGTGAAGTCGGTGAGATCTTTTTATCGCCTTGGCATCCTTATACCCAGCAATTGCTGGCGGCAACGCCGCAACCTGAACCTTTGCCGGTCATTTCCATGAATGCCCCTGAGGTGCTCGGCGCGAATGATCTCAATGTTGAATTCAAGCAGCCTCGCCAATTCGCTCCGGGTGAGCGTCGTTATTGGTGGCTGTCCAGTTCGGTCCCATTCCAGGCTTTATCTCATATTGATATCTCCGTATCGGCAGGGGAAACCTTGGGTGTGATCGGAGAATCGGGCTCGGGGAAAAGCACGTTGGCGCTGGCACTGTTGCGCCTGATTCATTCAAGGGGAAACATTCTGCTTGAGGGCAGGGCAGTTGAACATCTGAGTGAATCTGAGTTTCGCCCGCTGCGCCGCCATATCCAGATCGTTTTTCAGGATCCGTTTGGTTCCTTATCACCGCGGATGACCATTGGCGAATTGGTTGGCGAGGGTTTGCGCGTACACGAGCCTCGTTTGGCCAAGAACGAATATGCGGCTCGGGTGCAGGAGGCGATGGCCTCTGTCGGACTGGGTGGTGTGAGCCTGCACCGTTATCCGCATGAATTTTCGGGCGGGCAGCGCCAACGGATTGCCATTGCTCGTGCCTTGATTCTCAGGCCGCGAATTCTGATCCTCGATGAACCGACCAGTGCGCTGGATGCGACCGTGCAGAAACAGATTCTGGCTCTGCTGCGCACGTTGCAAGAGGAGCTCGGACTCACTTATGTGTTCATTACCCACGACTTGCGGGTTGTACGGGCCATGGCCCATCGCGTGATGGTTCTGTACCGGGGTGCCGTTGTCGAAACAGGCGCGACTGCGACGGTGTTTGAATCGCCGAGTCATGCCTATACACGACAACTGATCGCCAGTGTGATTGATCAATAA
- a CDS encoding C40 family peptidase — MTYQEKHYQVTLHARQIDAVSSKSDIMTTPNATNGADARKHLLPALGLIVCAAFGLGGCASLPNGPNDDSNQSSNGLGWLNALTQNEDENYSFKNSSLSTKLPSVPIKAIDDPNGVRTAATEAILQAISQLGTAYQWGGTSKKQGFDCSGLTSFVYKKADIELPRTARDQYAFTERIARSQLKPGDLLFFKIRSRKIDHVGIYIGDNRFIHAPRKGEHVTFAQLNNVYWRKHFAGAGRVPGARRLNMTELDALAAQ; from the coding sequence ATGACTTATCAAGAAAAACATTACCAGGTGACTTTGCACGCACGCCAAATCGACGCAGTGTCTTCGAAATCCGACATCATGACGACACCTAACGCGACGAACGGTGCGGACGCAAGGAAGCATCTGCTGCCCGCACTGGGATTGATTGTTTGTGCTGCTTTTGGCCTTGGTGGCTGCGCTTCGCTCCCGAATGGCCCGAATGATGATAGTAATCAGTCGAGCAATGGCCTGGGTTGGCTTAATGCTTTGACCCAAAACGAAGATGAAAATTACAGCTTCAAAAACAGCTCATTGAGCACGAAACTTCCTTCGGTACCGATCAAGGCCATCGATGACCCAAACGGAGTCAGAACCGCGGCGACAGAAGCCATCTTGCAGGCGATCAGCCAGCTTGGCACCGCTTATCAATGGGGTGGCACATCGAAGAAACAAGGTTTTGACTGCAGTGGGCTGACCAGCTTTGTCTACAAGAAGGCTGACATCGAACTGCCGCGCACTGCCCGCGACCAATACGCATTCACTGAACGCATTGCACGCTCGCAACTAAAGCCTGGTGACCTGCTGTTCTTCAAAATCCGCAGTCGCAAGATCGATCACGTCGGTATTTATATTGGCGACAATCGCTTCATCCACGCGCCCAGAAAGGGCGAGCACGTTACCTTCGCGCAGCTCAACAATGTTTATTGGCGTAAACACTTTGCGGGAGCCGGGCGCGTTCCGGGTGCTAGGCGGCTCAATATGACCGAGCTTGATGCGCTAGCCGCCCAATAA
- a CDS encoding M48 family metallopeptidase, whose product MFGLGRWRPPSVQTQPKVVITHELLPDTGIEFKLTRKTIKGVYLRIGRADAQLQVSAPHHIALPLIHQILLKKQDWILQKQSQIKSQRSLQNRSDAISDGSTTLLFDQNHRISVHTNSQQNLTLIDNGTIQVFTRTNALSETQLHEAITQQLRATLQDYLTTRLPYWCEKIGVDINFIGIKRMKTRWGSCNIRDRRIWLNLELIHMPKGCIDMVLVHELVHLHERNHNARFYALMDQFMPDWQRWHTHLKRKGISAERN is encoded by the coding sequence ATGTTCGGTCTCGGTCGATGGCGTCCGCCGAGCGTGCAGACGCAGCCCAAGGTGGTCATCACCCACGAACTCCTGCCTGATACAGGCATTGAGTTCAAGCTTACTCGCAAGACGATCAAGGGCGTGTATCTGCGAATCGGGCGCGCGGATGCACAGTTACAGGTTAGCGCACCCCACCATATCGCCTTACCACTGATCCACCAGATTCTACTGAAAAAGCAGGACTGGATTCTCCAAAAACAAAGCCAGATCAAATCGCAAAGAAGCCTTCAAAACCGTTCTGATGCGATTTCAGACGGTTCAACCACCCTTCTGTTCGATCAGAATCACCGCATCAGTGTCCACACCAATTCCCAACAAAATTTAACGCTGATCGACAATGGAACGATACAGGTATTTACGCGGACAAATGCCTTGAGTGAAACCCAACTGCATGAGGCGATCACCCAACAGTTAAGGGCCACACTTCAGGACTATCTCACGACTCGTCTGCCGTATTGGTGCGAAAAAATCGGCGTCGATATCAACTTCATCGGAATCAAACGAATGAAGACGCGCTGGGGCAGTTGCAATATTCGTGACAGGCGAATCTGGCTGAATCTCGAGCTAATACATATGCCCAAAGGTTGCATCGATATGGTTCTGGTTCACGAACTCGTTCATCTCCACGAACGCAATCATAACGCTCGGTTTTATGCCCTTATGGACCAATTCATGCCGGATTGGCAAAGATGGCATACCCATCTGAAACGTAAAGGTATTTCCGCCGAAAGAAACTGA
- the ppk2 gene encoding polyphosphate kinase 2, giving the protein MAHHTPSAAHPKTPTKKAYEHELHGLQVELVKLQKHFIAQGERILVLLEGRDSGGKDGTIKRIIQHLSPRETRVVALGKPSERDRTSWYFQRYVPHLPSAEEMVLFNRSWYNRAGVERVMGFCTDAEYEEFMETVPAFEQMLIRSGISLFKYYLDISKDEQKKRLAARRTDPLKLWKMSPIDAVAQKHWDDYSAARNEMFARTHSALTPWTVVRANDKKHARLNVIKDLLERLDYADKDHALICPNPDIVFTYAEAYLDNGMIAP; this is encoded by the coding sequence ATGGCACATCACACACCATCCGCGGCACACCCAAAAACACCGACCAAAAAAGCCTATGAGCATGAATTGCATGGTCTGCAGGTCGAGCTGGTCAAACTGCAAAAGCATTTCATCGCTCAAGGCGAACGTATTCTGGTCCTCCTTGAAGGGCGGGATAGTGGCGGTAAGGACGGCACCATCAAGCGCATCATCCAGCACCTCTCGCCACGCGAAACGCGCGTAGTGGCGCTGGGAAAACCGTCCGAACGCGACCGCACAAGCTGGTACTTTCAGCGCTATGTGCCGCACTTGCCATCGGCCGAGGAAATGGTGCTGTTCAACCGCAGTTGGTACAACCGCGCCGGTGTCGAGCGGGTGATGGGATTCTGCACCGATGCCGAGTACGAGGAATTCATGGAGACCGTGCCGGCCTTCGAGCAAATGCTGATCCGCTCCGGCATTAGCCTGTTCAAGTACTACCTCGATATCAGCAAGGATGAGCAGAAAAAACGCCTCGCCGCCCGCCGCACCGATCCGCTCAAGCTGTGGAAAATGAGTCCGATTGATGCCGTGGCGCAAAAACACTGGGATGACTACAGCGCAGCGCGCAACGAGATGTTTGCACGCACGCACAGCGCGCTGACGCCTTGGACCGTGGTGCGCGCAAACGACAAGAAGCATGCGCGGCTCAATGTGATTAAGGATTTGCTCGAACGGCTGGATTACGCCGACAAGGATCATGCGCTGATCTGCCCGAATCCCGACATTGTATTTACCTACGCCGAAGCCTATCTCGATAACGGGATGATCGCACCCTGA
- the rlmKL gene encoding bifunctional 23S rRNA (guanine(2069)-N(7))-methyltransferase RlmK/23S rRNA (guanine(2445)-N(2))-methyltransferase RlmL, protein MTDLASSALSWPITVVSAPDMQAPLAEEIRSLVDAKVSDRPFGVLLDATPEQAYRIVCDSLIAGHVYLTLITGQAATADELYRLVQQIDWAEHLAAEGYFTISATGSTDALRHTGFVATRIKDAIVDQFRERTGTRPTIDSEQPDIRLHCHLTASGHTTLSLELSNGSLHRRGYRTDGGLAPLRETLAAGMLWRARWPQLVASETETGAALFDPMCGSGTLLIEAALRLTGLPQDLRVKRIGSTGWLGHREQAQKRVLDNPPELAKGVDKLTLIGQDIDIEQITAARANAERAGVDHLMVFREADAWKAPCPPEFEGKSHGLVVSNLPYGHRLDVGGDHEGEPDWSALTDQWQRCFNGWHWAFLLPEGEGQNWPLRYERVFPMDQSGIAIDMIRGSFDGKARREAPGPIGLANRLCAAAEQARALVDAAPFANRLQKNYRHLKKLAEREGWCCFRVYDADLPDFNCAVDLYRDEAGETWADIQEYRAPNKIDPQLARARLSIIVEQVMENLSLAENHSVVRQRKRQTGTEQYQKITQERLERVVHEGSTRLWVNLTDYLDTGLFLDHRLVRDRVAELSRGKKLLNLFCYTATASVRAAHQGASRTVSIDLSNTYLDWAERNFTLNNLKVGTEHSLIRADVLDWLEQRSNAIYQPERFDVIFCDPPTFSNSKAMQDTLDIQRDHEFLVRSCMHLLSDDGTLIFSNNLKGFTLSSKLLDEFRINDLSRKTLPGDFARTPNRRSVFEIRHHDDT, encoded by the coding sequence ATGACCGACTTAGCATCCTCTGCACTATCCTGGCCGATCACCGTCGTGAGCGCGCCGGATATGCAGGCGCCTCTGGCAGAAGAAATACGCAGCCTGGTCGATGCCAAAGTATCTGACCGCCCCTTCGGCGTCCTGCTTGATGCCACACCCGAACAAGCCTATCGCATTGTATGCGATAGCCTGATTGCCGGGCACGTCTACCTCACCCTGATTACAGGCCAAGCGGCCACGGCGGACGAACTTTATCGACTGGTGCAACAAATCGACTGGGCAGAACATCTGGCGGCGGAAGGCTATTTCACCATCAGCGCGACCGGCTCAACCGATGCACTTCGTCACACAGGATTCGTCGCCACGCGCATCAAGGATGCGATTGTCGACCAGTTTCGTGAACGAACCGGCACACGGCCGACCATCGACAGCGAGCAACCCGACATTCGCTTGCATTGCCACCTGACGGCAAGTGGACACACCACACTCTCGCTTGAACTCTCGAACGGCTCGCTGCATCGGCGTGGGTATCGTACCGATGGCGGGCTGGCGCCGCTGCGGGAAACACTGGCCGCGGGCATGTTGTGGCGCGCACGCTGGCCGCAACTGGTTGCATCCGAAACCGAGACTGGCGCCGCGCTTTTTGATCCGATGTGCGGATCGGGCACGCTGCTGATCGAAGCAGCCCTGCGCCTTACGGGCTTGCCACAAGATCTGCGCGTCAAACGAATCGGATCGACTGGCTGGCTGGGTCATCGGGAGCAAGCCCAAAAGCGGGTACTCGACAATCCGCCCGAACTGGCCAAGGGCGTCGATAAGCTGACCTTGATCGGACAGGACATCGATATCGAGCAGATCACCGCAGCGCGTGCCAATGCTGAACGAGCGGGTGTTGATCATCTGATGGTTTTCCGTGAAGCAGATGCATGGAAAGCCCCCTGCCCACCCGAGTTCGAGGGCAAATCACACGGTCTTGTAGTGAGCAATCTGCCATATGGTCATCGGCTCGATGTCGGTGGTGATCACGAAGGCGAACCAGATTGGTCGGCGCTTACCGATCAGTGGCAGCGCTGCTTCAATGGCTGGCATTGGGCCTTCTTACTTCCGGAAGGTGAAGGCCAAAACTGGCCGCTGCGCTACGAGCGCGTATTCCCCATGGATCAAAGTGGTATCGCCATCGATATGATTCGCGGCAGTTTCGATGGCAAGGCCCGACGAGAAGCACCCGGCCCGATCGGGCTGGCCAATCGGTTATGTGCCGCAGCCGAGCAGGCAAGAGCACTGGTCGATGCAGCGCCTTTTGCCAATCGCCTGCAAAAAAATTACCGCCACCTGAAGAAACTGGCGGAACGTGAGGGTTGGTGCTGTTTTCGCGTCTATGACGCCGATTTGCCGGACTTCAACTGCGCGGTTGATCTCTATCGCGATGAGGCCGGAGAAACCTGGGCAGACATACAAGAATACCGGGCACCGAACAAAATCGATCCGCAACTCGCTCGTGCGCGCTTATCGATCATTGTCGAACAAGTCATGGAAAATCTCAGTCTGGCTGAAAATCATAGCGTCGTGCGGCAACGCAAACGCCAGACCGGCACAGAACAATATCAGAAGATCACTCAGGAACGCCTGGAACGCGTCGTTCACGAAGGTAGTACCCGCCTCTGGGTGAATCTCACCGACTATCTGGATACCGGACTGTTTCTGGATCACCGCTTGGTACGCGACCGCGTTGCGGAACTGTCTCGCGGGAAAAAACTGCTTAATTTGTTCTGCTATACCGCAACCGCATCGGTCCGCGCCGCACATCAAGGTGCTAGTCGTACCGTTTCGATCGATTTATCAAACACCTATCTCGACTGGGCCGAACGAAACTTTACCCTGAACAATCTCAAGGTAGGCACGGAACACAGCCTGATTCGCGCCGATGTGCTCGACTGGCTCGAACAACGCAGTAATGCGATCTATCAACCCGAACGATTCGATGTCATTTTCTGTGACCCGCCGACATTCTCCAACTCAAAAGCCATGCAGGACACACTGGATATTCAGCGAGACCATGAGTTCCTCGTGCGAAGCTGCATGCACCTTTTAAGTGACGATGGCACTTTAATCTTTTCAAATAATCTAAAAGGCTTTACATTGTCATCCAAATTGCTGGATGAATTCAGAATCAATGACTTATCAAGAAAAACATTACCAGGTGACTTTGCACGCACGCCAAATCGACGCAGTGTCTTCGAAATCCGACATCATGACGACACCTAA
- the fabB gene encoding beta-ketoacyl-ACP synthase I encodes MRRVVITGMGIVSSIGNNQKEVLDSLMNGRSGIEINPEQVERGFRSHVAGTLKINPEDHIDRKLFRFMGSAAAYTYLSMKEAIEQSGLTPEQVSNPRTGLIVGSGGSSCENIVETADIVREKGVKRVGPYMVTRTMGSTTSACLATPFGIKGINFSISSACATSAHCIGSGVEQIQFGKQDIVFAGGGEELHWSQTAMFDAMGALSSKYNDTPHTASRPFDATRDGFVISGGGGVVVLEELEHALARGANILAEVVGYGATSDGYDMVQPSGEGALRCMKQALATVDTPIDYVNTHGTSTPAGDMRELESLAKIFTDHKPFITSTKSLTGHSLGAAGSQEAIYSLLMMQNRFIAASANLNEIDPKAEGVNLLTEMLENVKIDTVLSNSFGFGGTNASLVMRRYQG; translated from the coding sequence ATGCGCCGCGTCGTTATTACAGGCATGGGGATTGTTTCCAGCATTGGAAACAACCAGAAAGAAGTACTCGACTCATTGATGAATGGTCGTTCAGGTATCGAAATCAACCCAGAGCAAGTCGAACGGGGTTTCCGCTCGCATGTTGCCGGAACATTGAAGATCAATCCTGAAGATCACATTGATCGCAAGCTTTTTCGTTTCATGGGTTCGGCGGCAGCTTATACGTATCTCTCCATGAAGGAAGCCATTGAGCAATCCGGGCTGACCCCGGAGCAAGTCTCCAATCCACGCACAGGATTGATTGTCGGCTCGGGTGGCTCTTCGTGTGAAAATATCGTTGAAACAGCCGATATTGTGCGCGAGAAGGGTGTGAAACGCGTGGGTCCTTACATGGTCACACGCACAATGGGCTCAACCACGTCCGCCTGTCTGGCCACGCCATTCGGGATCAAAGGCATCAATTTTTCAATCAGCTCGGCCTGCGCTACCTCTGCACACTGCATCGGCTCCGGGGTTGAGCAAATTCAGTTTGGCAAGCAGGACATAGTCTTCGCGGGCGGCGGTGAAGAATTGCACTGGTCTCAAACGGCGATGTTCGATGCCATGGGTGCGTTATCGTCCAAATATAACGATACGCCGCACACCGCTTCTCGCCCCTTCGACGCCACCCGCGATGGTTTTGTCATCTCCGGCGGCGGTGGCGTGGTGGTTCTGGAAGAACTCGAACACGCGTTAGCCCGTGGCGCGAATATCCTGGCGGAAGTCGTGGGGTATGGTGCCACATCGGATGGTTACGATATGGTTCAGCCGTCTGGCGAAGGTGCGTTGCGTTGCATGAAGCAAGCACTGGCCACGGTGGACACGCCGATTGATTACGTCAACACACACGGCACCAGCACGCCCGCAGGTGACATGCGCGAACTGGAATCACTGGCGAAGATTTTCACCGACCACAAACCCTTTATCACCTCAACCAAATCACTTACGGGGCACTCTTTAGGTGCGGCTGGCTCACAGGAAGCAATCTACTCACTGCTAATGATGCAGAACCGGTTCATTGCGGCCTCGGCCAACCTCAATGAAATCGACCCGAAGGCAGAAGGTGTGAACCTGCTGACGGAAATGCTGGAAAACGTCAAAATCGATACTGTTTTGTCGAACAGCTTTGGTTTTGGCGGAACGAATGCCTCATTGGTAATGCGCCGCTATCAGGGCTAA
- a CDS encoding leucyl aminopeptidase, producing the protein MEFSVKSGAPEKQRSSCLIVGVFEARKLSDAAETIDKASDGHLSAITRRGDMEGELGDTLLIHGVPNIQAERVLLVGLGKEREFDLNALNKATTAAVKALHYRGTTECVSHLTEIDIKGIELEQILRQSVLAIDAAVYRFDQFKSTPEPGPRRPLRKVTFITPSRRGLLEAENHVREAMAISSGIHLTKNLANLPPNLCTPTALADQARKLMETHPHLAVEVLDQSRMEALGMNALLAVAKGSVESPKFIIMEHMGGRDDEEPIVLVGKGVTFDTGGISLKPGLDMDQMKYDMAGAAAVIGLISIVAELKLPINVVGLVPTVENMPDGNALKPGDIVKSMSGQTIEVLNTDAEGRLILCDALTYAKRFKPDVVIDMATLTGACVIALGRVPSGLFSNTRALAQEISKAGESSHDRVWELPLWDEYQPQLKSNFADMANIGGREGGALTAAAFLSRFTKDYRWAHLDIAGTAWVTGDNKGATGRPVALLSEFLLKRARANAQGQIK; encoded by the coding sequence TTGGAATTTTCAGTCAAAAGTGGTGCACCGGAAAAACAGCGATCTTCCTGCCTGATTGTCGGTGTTTTTGAAGCCCGAAAATTATCTGATGCGGCAGAAACCATCGACAAAGCCAGTGACGGTCACCTCAGTGCGATCACCCGCCGTGGCGATATGGAAGGCGAGCTGGGTGACACACTGCTAATCCACGGTGTACCCAATATTCAGGCTGAACGGGTTTTATTGGTCGGTCTGGGCAAAGAACGCGAATTCGACTTGAATGCTTTGAACAAGGCCACCACCGCAGCCGTCAAGGCGCTGCACTACCGTGGCACGACAGAATGCGTCAGTCACCTGACCGAAATCGACATCAAAGGGATCGAATTAGAACAGATACTCCGCCAAAGCGTGCTTGCCATTGATGCCGCCGTTTACCGCTTCGATCAGTTCAAGTCGACCCCGGAACCGGGACCACGCCGCCCACTGCGGAAAGTCACCTTCATTACGCCCAGTCGCCGTGGCCTGCTTGAAGCGGAAAACCACGTGCGCGAAGCAATGGCAATCAGTTCGGGGATTCACCTGACCAAGAACCTGGCCAACCTCCCACCGAATCTCTGCACACCAACCGCGCTTGCCGATCAGGCCCGCAAGTTGATGGAAACCCATCCGCACCTTGCGGTTGAAGTGTTGGATCAGTCCCGCATGGAAGCCTTGGGAATGAATGCCCTGCTCGCGGTCGCCAAGGGCAGTGTTGAATCACCCAAATTCATCATCATGGAGCACATGGGCGGTCGTGATGACGAAGAACCGATCGTACTGGTCGGCAAAGGGGTAACGTTCGACACCGGCGGCATCTCGCTCAAGCCCGGTCTCGACATGGATCAGATGAAATACGACATGGCCGGCGCTGCTGCTGTCATCGGATTGATCTCGATCGTGGCCGAACTGAAGCTGCCGATCAACGTCGTGGGCCTGGTGCCTACGGTAGAAAACATGCCGGACGGCAACGCATTGAAACCGGGCGACATTGTCAAGAGCATGTCCGGTCAGACAATCGAAGTGTTGAATACCGATGCCGAAGGCCGGCTGATTCTTTGCGACGCGCTCACCTATGCCAAACGCTTCAAACCTGATGTCGTCATCGACATGGCGACACTGACCGGCGCTTGCGTCATTGCGCTGGGCCGTGTGCCGAGCGGATTATTCAGCAACACCCGCGCCCTTGCCCAGGAAATCTCCAAAGCCGGTGAAAGCAGCCATGACCGGGTATGGGAACTGCCCTTATGGGACGAATATCAACCACAGCTCAAGAGCAACTTTGCCGATATGGCGAATATCGGTGGTCGCGAAGGCGGAGCACTGACAGCCGCCGCCTTCCTCTCCCGCTTCACCAAGGACTACCGTTGGGCACACCTCGACATCGCCGGTACGGCTTGGGTAACAGGAGATAACAAGGGTGCCACCGGCAGGCCGGTCGCGCTGCTTAGCGAATTCCTGCTCAAGCGAGCCAGAGCCAACGCTCAGGGCCAAATCAAGTAA
- a CDS encoding pyruvate kinase alpha/beta domain-containing protein: MLGRIARQAEAARCEQPPELPSITRRGAQPSLEDIVLLNVFTTVRHLHEPFVYTPTETGATTRRIARFHLPSWIVALSNHHTTCQRLLFSYGVHLVYSTDDTRDWQDIACEWLQANKLSTGPLIFTQGPSRGYPGSTNRVEILSGTESC; encoded by the coding sequence ATGCTCGGGCGCATAGCGCGACAAGCCGAAGCCGCAAGATGCGAACAGCCGCCAGAATTACCATCGATCACACGGCGCGGCGCACAGCCGAGTCTCGAGGACATCGTTTTACTCAACGTCTTCACTACAGTCCGGCACCTGCACGAGCCGTTTGTATACACCCCCACCGAAACCGGCGCCACCACGCGACGCATCGCCCGTTTTCACCTTCCATCATGGATCGTCGCTCTGTCGAATCATCACACCACCTGCCAGCGGCTGCTGTTCAGCTACGGTGTGCACCTCGTGTATAGCACCGACGACACACGCGACTGGCAGGATATTGCCTGTGAGTGGCTGCAAGCGAACAAACTTTCCACGGGGCCACTTATTTTCACCCAAGGGCCTTCACGCGGCTATCCGGGCTCCACTAACCGGGTAGAAATCCTCTCTGGTACCGAGTCATGCTGA
- the fabA gene encoding bifunctional 3-hydroxydecanoyl-ACP dehydratase/trans-2-decenoyl-ACP isomerase, whose protein sequence is MTQSSFEFDDLIRCAKGEMFGEGNAQLPLPPMLMFDRIDRIAKDGGKFGKGEMIAELSINPELWFFGCHFEGDPVMPGCLGLDAMWQLVGFYLGWSGGKGHGRALGVGDVKFSGQVLPDNKKIIYQVDIKRIIMRKLTMGIADAQMSVDGKIIYEAKDLRVGLFTNTQALSE, encoded by the coding sequence ATGACACAGTCCAGCTTTGAATTTGATGACCTGATCCGCTGCGCCAAGGGCGAAATGTTTGGCGAGGGCAACGCTCAGTTGCCGCTTCCACCGATGCTCATGTTTGATCGCATTGATCGGATTGCAAAGGACGGCGGGAAATTTGGGAAAGGCGAGATGATCGCAGAACTTTCGATCAACCCAGAATTGTGGTTCTTCGGCTGCCATTTTGAAGGTGACCCCGTCATGCCCGGTTGCCTTGGCCTCGATGCCATGTGGCAGCTGGTTGGCTTCTATCTAGGCTGGAGCGGCGGCAAAGGCCATGGCCGAGCACTGGGTGTGGGTGATGTCAAATTTTCAGGACAAGTTCTGCCCGATAACAAGAAGATCATTTATCAGGTAGACATCAAACGAATTATCATGCGCAAACTGACCATGGGGATTGCTGATGCCCAAATGTCCGTCGATGGTAAAATCATCTACGAGGCTAAGGATCTTCGCGTTGGTCTGTTTACCAATACACAAGCATTGTCGGAGTAA
- a CDS encoding helix-turn-helix domain-containing protein, which translates to MIRCHLSRLLGEKKLKISDVSRDTNINRGALTRLYYETYERVDKSVIDQLCEYLDCNVADLFEYVVDE; encoded by the coding sequence ATGATTAGATGCCATCTGTCCCGCTTGCTAGGCGAGAAGAAATTGAAAATTTCAGACGTGTCAAGGGATACAAATATAAATAGAGGCGCGCTTACGCGGCTTTATTACGAAACGTATGAGCGTGTAGACAAGAGCGTGATTGATCAGCTTTGCGAGTACTTGGACTGCAATGTTGCCGACCTTTTTGAATATGTTGTTGATGAGTAA